The Campylobacter concisus genome has a window encoding:
- the kdsA gene encoding 3-deoxy-8-phosphooctulonate synthase, with product MILIAGPCVIESEQLVFDVAKRLVKFNEDKRIDFYFKSSFDKANRTSISSFRGPGLEKGCEILAKVKKEFGFKILTDIHESYQASPVGEVADVLQIPAFLCRQTDLLVAAAKTKAVVNIKKGQFLAASAMKHSVKKVLETRGVSGDGYEVAKQNGVWLTERGSTFGYGNLVVDMRNLVLMREFAPVIFDATHSVQMPSALGEKSGGDARFVPYLARAAAAAGVDGFFYETHVNPCEALCDGPNMLNLDELDANIAQIFKIKDALGDVE from the coding sequence AAAAAGGCTAGTAAAATTTAACGAAGATAAGCGGATAGATTTTTATTTCAAATCAAGCTTTGACAAGGCAAATCGCACGAGTATAAGCTCGTTTCGCGGGCCCGGACTTGAAAAAGGGTGCGAAATTTTAGCTAAGGTAAAAAAAGAATTCGGTTTTAAAATTTTGACCGATATTCACGAGAGCTATCAGGCTAGTCCTGTAGGCGAGGTCGCGGACGTGCTGCAAATACCTGCATTTTTATGCCGCCAGACCGATCTACTCGTGGCTGCGGCTAAGACAAAAGCCGTGGTAAATATCAAAAAAGGGCAGTTTTTGGCAGCGTCTGCGATGAAACACTCGGTTAAAAAAGTGCTAGAAACGCGCGGCGTGAGCGGCGACGGATACGAGGTCGCCAAACAAAACGGCGTGTGGCTAACCGAGCGAGGCAGTACCTTTGGCTACGGGAATTTAGTCGTAGATATGCGAAATTTGGTGCTGATGAGGGAGTTTGCGCCGGTGATTTTCGACGCGACGCATAGCGTACAGATGCCAAGCGCTCTTGGCGAAAAAAGCGGTGGTGACGCGAGATTCGTACCATATTTGGCGCGAGCTGCGGCGGCTGCGGGCGTGGACGGATTTTTTTACGAGACGCACGTAAATCCTTGCGAGGCGCTTTGCGACGGGCCGAATATGCTAAATTTGGACGAGCTAGATGCAAATATCGCTCAAATTTTTAAGATAAAAGACGCTCTTGGCGATGTCGAATAA
- a CDS encoding DMT family transporter: MSNKGFLYVMIGALAECGWAYGLKHASGGLENLATAGLVCVSFFMFMLAFKYLPTSVAYTVFVGLGAFFIVVAESVSEYTSNGQAPDPLRLFFIATLVAGVLGLKRLKS; encoded by the coding sequence ATGTCGAATAAAGGCTTTTTATACGTGATGATCGGTGCGCTGGCCGAGTGCGGCTGGGCGTATGGGCTAAAGCACGCAAGCGGCGGGTTAGAAAATTTAGCCACAGCAGGGCTGGTTTGCGTGAGCTTTTTTATGTTTATGCTCGCATTTAAATACCTGCCTACGAGCGTCGCATATACCGTATTTGTGGGGCTTGGAGCGTTTTTTATCGTGGTCGCCGAAAGCGTTAGCGAATACACCTCAAACGGCCAGGCGCCCGATCCCTTGCGGCTATTTTTCATAGCGACGCTAGTTGCGGGCGTGCTAGGACTAAAAAGGCTAAAATCTTGA
- a CDS encoding DMT family transporter: protein MIHVLALLAAGCCEVSGVFFLTKFQKSVGVKKAANFLILTANFALSLWLLSYAMQAMAMSVAYAIWTGIGAIGAVLVGVAFNNEKVNLEKALFLSLIIISAAMLKIV, encoded by the coding sequence TTGATACACGTTTTAGCTCTTTTGGCGGCCGGGTGCTGCGAGGTTTCGGGCGTATTTTTTCTAACCAAATTTCAAAAAAGCGTCGGCGTGAAAAAAGCGGCGAATTTTTTGATTTTAACCGCAAATTTCGCCCTTTCGCTCTGGCTTTTGAGCTACGCGATGCAGGCGATGGCGATGTCGGTAGCATACGCGATCTGGACTGGCATCGGAGCGATCGGAGCCGTGCTGGTTGGTGTGGCATTTAACAACGAAAAAGTAAATTTAGAAAAAGCACTCTTTTTATCGCTCATCATCATTAGCGCGGCGATGTTAAAAATCGTATAA